DNA from Actinoplanes sp. SE50/110:
TGCCGATCCTCAACCGCCTGGAAGAAGCCCGCCGGCTCGACGGCGTGAGCGACAAGCTGCAGTCCGCGGTCAGCGCCGCGGTCCGCCCGCAACGGCTGCGTGACCTGCTGCACGGCACCTGGCTGGGTCATCCGCTGCACCCGGTGATGGTGCAGGTGCCGGTCGGGGCGTTCGTCTCGACCGCGATCCTCGACCTGCTGCCCGGCGTGCGGCGGGCGCAGCAGACCCTGCTGGCCGTCGGTGTGGCGACCGCGGTCCCGGCCGCGGTGGCCGGCTGGACGGACTGGTCGCAGATGACCCGGGACCGCCGCCGGGTGGGCCTGGTGCACGCCGGCTCCAACGCGGTCGCGATCGGCCTGTACGCCGCCTCGCTGGTGGCCCGGTTGCGCGGCCGGACGGCCCGGGGCAAGGCACTGAGCCTGGCCGGGCTGAGCGCGGCGGGGTTCGGGGCGTATCTGGGCGGGCATCTCGCGTACGCGCAGAGTGCCGGAACCAATCAGGCGGCGCCGGACCTGGCGCGCCTGCCCGAGGAGTGGACCGAGGTCTGCTCGCTGGCCTCGGTGCCGGAGCGGCGGACCGTGGTGCGGCTGGCCGGCGACGTGCCGGTGCTGCTGTACCGGATCGGCGACCGGGTGTCGGCGCTGGTCGAGCGGTGCGGCCACGAGACCGGTCCGCTGGGCGAGGGCGACGTGACCGGTGCCGGCTGGGACGCGTGCGTGGTGTGCCCGTGGCACGGCAGCACGTTCCGGCTCGCCGACGGCGCCGTGGTGCACGGGCCGGCCGCCAACAACCAGCCGGTGATCCCGGTCCGCGTCCAGGACGGCCGGGTCGAGATCCGCCGGCCGTGAGCCCCCGAGGCGAAGGAGGAGAATCCATGCCCACCCGCGACGAGATGCCGTCGACGCTGCGGCGTTCCCCGAAGAAGGCGCAGGACACGTACGTCGCGGCCCACGACTCCGCGGTCGATCAGTACGGTGAGGGGGAACGCGCGCACCGCACCGCGTTCTCCGCGGTCAAGCACTCGTTCGAGAAGGTCGGCGACCACTGGGAGCCGAAGGCGAAGAAGGGCCCGAGCGACGCGAAGGCCGCCGGTGGCCGGGACACCCGGGCCGAGACGGCCGGTGGGGTGGATGCCAACGCCAGCAAGGAGCACCTGCTCGACCTCGCGAAGCGGCTCGACGTCACCGGCCGGTCCCGGATGACCAAGGCCGAGCTGGTCGACGCGATCCAGAAGGCGAACGACCGGAGCACCCGCAAGGCCCGCTCCTGACCAGCCTCGGCGGGCTGCCGGTCAGGGGACCAGCAGCTCGCCCAGGCCGGAGATGGCCAGCACCCGGGCCACGTACGGCTGCACCCCGGTGATCAGCATCCGCACCTCGCGCTGCCGGGCCACCTCGTACACCGCGGTCAGCATCCCGATCCCGGCCGCGCTCAGCAGCGGGACCCCGGACAGGTCGACGGTCAGCCGGCGGCCCCGCCCGCAGGTGCCGGCCGCGGTCATCAGATCGCGGCGCACCTGGTTGGCGTTGTCCCGGTCGATCTCGCCGCGCACGTCGGCCCGCACCCCGTCCGGCACGGCGGTGGCCAGCACCAGGTGTTCCGGGGCGCCGGCGCCGGCCCAGGGCGGCGTCACGTCGGTCAGCATCGCCTCGCGCAGCCAGGACAGGGTGCGGCTGAGCAGCCGGGACACGTGCATCTGCGAGATGCCCAGTTCGTCGGCGATCTCGACCTGGCTCAGGTTGCCCCAGAACCGCAGCGCCAGTAGCCGCCGCTCGCGGGCCGGCAGCTCGCAGAGCAGGCTTTCGACGGTGGTCCGGTCGTCGACCAGGGACAGGTCGCCGTCCACGTCGCCGATCAGGTCGCCGGCCTCGGAGCCGGTGTCGCCGAGCGGCACGTTCAGCGATTCGGTGTTGTGCGCGGCCGCGGACGTCTGCGCGCCGCGCACCTGCGTCTCGTCCAGGCCGAGGCGTTCGGCCAACTCGGCCAACGTCGGTGTGCGGGCCAGTTCGCTGGTCAGCTCGGCGCGGGCGTGCACGAATTCGAGCACCCGGTCCTGCTGTCCGCGCGGCACGTGCACCCCCCAGGTGTGGTCCCGGAAGTGCCGTTTGATCTCCCCGGTGATGGTCAGGATCGCGTACGCGGTGAACGATCCCCGCTGTGGGTCGAACCGGTCCACCGTCTTGATCAGCCCCAGCCGCGCCACCTGCACCAGGTCGTCGGTGGGCTCGCCGCGTCCGCGGTAGCGGCGGGCCAGCCGTCCGGCGAACGGCAGCGCCTCCCGGACGAAGCGTTCTCTCAGTCGCCGCTGTTCCCGGCAGTCGGCGCGTTCGCATGCGTGGGCGTACCTGTCGGCCATCAGGTCCAGGTCTTCAAGTGGTTCCAGCCGGTCCAGGTCCCGCATGGGACAACCCTTCGTTGAGACCCCGCACGGGTCCGACCTACCCACTGTGCCCCAGGAGGATGCCCCGAAACCCGGCAACCGTCCGGGTTGCCTTCTGGTAGTGCGTGCGTTCAGGGCCGAAGCGATCCCGGCCCGATGCCCGAAGAGTCTGACGGCGCCGAGGTCCGGCGTCGTCACCTTTCAGGGGGTATCGCCGCTTTGGCACCGATGTTCGCACCGCTCCGGGAGCGCAACTACCGCCTCTGGGCCACCGCCGACCTGGTGTCCACCGCCGGCACGTGGATGCAGGTCCTCGGCCTGAACTGGCTGATCCTCTCGGACACCGGCTCGGCCGCCACCATGGGCCTGGTCGTCATGCTGCAGGCCCTGCCGGTCCTGATCCTGGGCACCTGGGGCGGGGCGCTCGCCGACCGGCTGCCGGCCCGCCCGCTGCTGATCGCCTCGCAGGCGGTCCGCGCGCTGCTCGCCCTGGCCCTGGTCGCGCACGGCGGCCACCCGCTGATCTACGCGGTGGCGCTCGCCTCCGGGGTGATCAGCTCGTTCGAGGGCCCGGCCCTGGGCCGGTTCGGCTCCGCCCTGGTCCCGCCGTCCGCGCTCGGCTCGGCGCTGGCCCTCGGCTCGGTGCTCAGTTCGGCCGGCCGGATCGGGGGCATGGCCCTGGGCGGCATCCTGGTCGGCGTCACCGGCCCGGCCGCCCTGTTCGTGATCAACGCGGTCTCGTACCTGGCGGTGATCGGCGCCCTGTCCGCGATGCGCACCGGCGAGCTGCGCGACCTGCCCACCGCCGCTCCCGGCGAGCGCGGCATCCGCTCCGGCCTGCGCTACATCGCCGGTCAGCCGATCGTCCTGATCGTGCTGGCGCTGTCCTTCGTCCTCGGCTCGCTGGGCCGCAACTACCAGGTCAGCATGGCCGCCATGACGGCCGGTCCGCTGCACGCCGGTTCCGGCGCCTACGGCCTGCTGTCCACCGTCTTCGCGGTCGGCGCGGTCCTCGGCGGCCTGCTGCTGGCCGGCTCCGGCCGCTCCACCCTGCGGGTGCTGCTCGGCACCGGCCTCACCATCAGCCTGCTGCAGCTCGGCGCCGGCCTGGCCCCGAATCTCACCTCGTTCGCCGCCCTGATCCTCCCGATCGCCGCCGGCGCGGTCGTCTTCGACACCGTCGTCTCCACCCGGATCCAGCTGGACACCCGCGAGGACATGCGCGGCCGGGTGCTGGCCGCGGTCGGCATCGTCTCCTCCCTGTCCGGGATGTTCGGCGCCCCGGCGGTCGGCTGGCTCTGCGACACCGCCGGCCCCCGCGGCGCGCTGCTGCTCGGTGGCGCGATCACCACCGCCGCCGCGCTGGCCGGCGCGGCGGCCGTCGCCCGCGCCACCGGCCGTGGGCTGCACCTGCCGGAGCCCTTCACCCCGGCGGAGCAGATGGCCTGATCCGCACGGTGACAGTCCCCGCTCGGGTGAGCGGGGACTGTTTCGTCGCGACCCGGGTATGCCCCGCCCCATGTCCGTGATCAACGCCCAGGACGTCGAAACCGACGAGGTCACCGTGGTGGTCGCCACCCGCAACCGCGCCGACCGGCTCCGCGACACCGTCCCGCATCACCGAGCGCCGACGATCATCGTCGACAACGCCTCGGACCAGCCCCTGGACTTCCCCGGCGTGGTCCGGCTTCCGGAGAATCTCGGGGCCGCCGCCCGCAACATCGGCGTCGAGCTGGCCACCACCCCGTACGTCGCGTTCGCCGACGACGACTCGTACTGGCAGCCGGACTCCCTGGCCCAGGCCGCCAAGATCTTCCGTGCCCACCCCCGGACGGCCCTGCTGACGGCCCGGGTGCTGATCGGTCCCGAAGCCCGCGTCGACCCGATCTCGGACGAGATGGCCCGGGCTCCGCTCGGCACCGCGCCGGACGCCCCCGGCCCCGCGGTCCTCGGCTTCCTGTCCTGCGCCACGATCGTCCGACGCGACGCGTTCCTTGGGGTCAACGGCTTTCACCCCAGGCTCTTCGTGTACGGCGAGGAAGCCCTGCTCGCGATGGACCTCGCCGCCGCGGGCCATCATCTCGCCTACGTGCAGGCGCTGACCGTCCGCCACTTCCCGGAGCCGGCCGGCCGTGACCCCCGGGCCCGCCTGCGCCGCGAAGCCCGCAACCGGGCCCTGACCGCGCTGCTGCGCCGCCCGCCACGAGTGGTCGCGACGACCCTGGCCGAGGTCGCCCGCACCGAGCCGGCAGCCCTGCTGGACGTCACCCGGGACCTGCCGTGGGCGCTCACCCATCGGCGTCCGCTCCCCGGCGAGGTGGAGGCGGCCCTGCGCCGCCTGGAAAGCTGACCGCCCGGTTCCGGGCGGGGAGGACCCTGGCGCAGGGTGCCCCCGCCCACTCCGGAGCGACCGCTACCATCCGCCGGCCGGCGCGGCCAGGTGCACCACCTTCGTGCAGGTCATCTCGTCGAGCAACTCCGGCCCGTAGCCGAACCCGCTCCCGGAGAACCCCCGGGGCTGAGCCGCGCCCCCCGGCGCCCCGCCGAACACCGCGTTGATCTTCACGGTCCCGGCCGGCAGGGCACGCCATGCCGCCTGGGCGTTGCTCATCGACGGCGTCAGGACGGTGGCCGCGAGACCGTAGTCGGAGGCACCGGACCGGCGCAGGCCGTCGGCGAACGAGTCCACCACCATCACCGGCGCCACCGGGCCGAACGTCTCGTCGCGCATCACCGCCATGTCGTCGGTGCAGTCGGAGAGCACGGTGGGCGGATAGAACGCCCCCGGCCCGGCCGGTACCGCCCCGCCGCGCAGCGCCACCGCACCGTCCTTCACGGCCCGCTGCACCTGGTCGTCCACCGCCGCCCGCAACCGCCGGTCCACCAGTGGCCCGATCCGCGACCCCCAGGCCTCCGCCTCGGACTCCAGCGCCGCCAGGAACTCCCCGGCCACCGCCCGGTGCACGTAGATGCGTTCCACCGCGACGCAGATCTGCCCCGAGTTGGCGAACGCGCCCAGCGCCGCCTGCCCGGCCGCCCATCCCGGATCCACCCCGGCATCGACCAGCAGCGGATCCTTGCCGCCGTTCTCCAGCAGCGCCTTCGCCCCGGTCCGCGCGCACGCCGCGGCGATCGACCGCCCGGTCGCCGTCGACCCCACGTGCGCCACCACGTCGACCCGGGCCGCCGCCAGCACCGCACCCACCGCGCCGTCCCCGGCGACCATGTTCAGCACGCCGGCCGGGAAGTGCAGGGCGAACAGCTCGATCAGCCGGTGCCCGGTCCCCGGCGTCCGCTCGCTCGGCTTGTGCACCACCGTGTTGCCGGTCACCAGCGCCGCCCCGAGCAGCCCGCAGGCCACCGCCACCGGGTCGTTCCACGGCGTGATCACCGCGACCACCCCGCGCGGCCCGTACGCCATCAGGTCGATCGCGTCGTCGTTGCCGGCCAGCGTCCGCCCGCGGTGCACCGGGCCGAGTTCGGCGTACTGCCGCAGCGTGCCGACCCCGGCCAGCACCGAGTCGCGGGCGTCGGCGACCGGCTTGCCCATCTCCGCCGACATCAGGGCGGCGAGCTCGTCGGCGTCCGCCTCCACCGCGTTCGCCACCGCGTGCAGCGCCGCCCCGCGGGCCGCCGGAGCGGTCGCGGCCCAGCCCGGCGCGGCGTCGCGGGCCGCGCCCACCGCGGCCACCACGTCCCCCTCGTCGGAGGCCACGGTCCGGGTGACGAGACTGTCGTCGGCCGGGTTCGAAACGGTCAGTTCGCGGCCGGAGCCGCCCGGGCGCCACGCGCCGCCGATGAGCTGGGTGACCTCACGCATACCCGAGCGGATGCCCCGTGGAAATGACGGCAAACCAGCCCTGCGAGCGAATGTTTCCGCTGTTCAGGAAGGCCGACAAGTTTTTTTCGAGAAGTCGGTGATCTTGGGCGTAAGTCGGCGGCGCCGGGGTATCCGCCGCAGCATGCGAGTCCTGGGAATCAACGCGATCTTCCACGATCCGGCGGCTGCTCTGATCGTGGACGGTCAGGTGGTGGCCGCCGCCGAGGAGGAGCGGTTCAGCCGCCGCAAGCACGGCAAGCGCCCGGTCCCGTTCGCCGCCTGGGAGCTGCCCGAACTCTCCGCCGCGTGGTGTCTGCAGGAGGCCGGGCTGACCCCCGGTGACCTGGACGCGGTCGCCTACTCGTTCGACCCCGGGATCACCCGGGACGCCGCCGACCTGGGCCTCGACGACCCCTGGGACCACCTGCGCGTCGACTATGCCCGGCGGGCCCCGCAGTTCCTCGCCGCCGCGCTGCCCGGCCTCGACCCGGAACAGGTCCGCTTCGTGCCGCACCACGTCGCGCACGCGGCCTCGGCCGGGCTGTCCGTGCCGGACGACAACGCGGTGCTGGTCCTCGACGGGCGCGGCGAGGTCGCCGGGCACCTGGCCGGCGCCTACCGCGACGGCGAGCTGAGCGTGCTGCGCACCCAGGAACTGCCGCACTCGCTCGGGCTGCTCTACGAGGACCTGACCCGCCACCTCGGCTTCCTGCACTCCAGCGACGAGTACAAGGTGATGGCGCTCGCGTCGTACGGCAAGCCGAAGTTCCTCGATCTTCTCCGGGAGCTGGTCCGCAGCACCGGCGACGGCGGGTTCACCGTCGAGCGCATCGACTGGGGCGCGCTGGCCAAGCCGTGCGCGCCCGGCGCGGAACTCTCGGACGTGCACGCCGACCTCGCCGCCAGCGTGCAGAAACGCCTGGAAGAGGTGATCCTCGACCTGGCCCGGTGGACCTACGAGGCGTCCGGTGGCCTGCCCACTCTCACCATGGCCGGCGGCACCGCGCTCAACTGCGTGGCCAACGGCCGGCTGGCCGCCGAGGGCCCGTTCGACCGGGTCTGGGTGCAGCCGGCGGCCGGCGACTCCGGCACCGCGCTCGGCGCGGCCCTCGCGGTACACGGGCAGAGCATCCCGTTCACCACCGCCGCGCTCGGCCGCGGCTGGTCCGACGAGGAGCTGGAAGCCGACCTGAAGCGGGCCGCACTGCCCTACACCCGGCCCGCGTCGATCGCCGCCGAAGCCGCCGAGGTGCTCGCCCGCAACGGCATCGTCGCCTGGTACCAGGGGCGCAGCGAGTACGGCCCGCGCGCGCTCGGGCACCGCTCGCTGCTCGCCCACCCCGGCGACAAGGACACCCAGCGCCGGATGAACGACGTGAAGGGCCGCGAGCAGTTCCGCCCGATCGCCCCGATGGTCCGCGCCGAACGGTTCCACGACATCTTCGAAGGCGTCTACCCGAGCGAGCACATGCTGTTCGTGCACCGGGTCAAGCCGGACTGGCGGGATCGGATCCCGGCCGTCGTGCACGTCGACGGCACCGCCCGGGTGCAGACCGTGCACGCCGACACCGAGCCGGTGGTCGCCGAGATGCTCGCCGAGTTCGAGAAGCGGACCGGCCTGCCGGTGGTGGTCAACACCTCGCTGAACACCGCCGGGCGCCCGATGGTCGACACGCCCCGCGAGGCGATGGAACTGTTCGGATCGGCGCCGGTCGATCTGCTCGCGATCGGCCCGTTCGCGGTCCACCGGGCCGGGGCGTTCCGCGCGTGATCACCGTCGTGGTGCCGACCCTCGGCCGTCCCAGCCTGGGCGCGCTGCTCGCCGCGCTACCCCGCGACCTGGACATCCTGGTGGTCGACGACCGCCCGTTCCCGCCCGATCCGCTGACCGTTCCGGACCACGTCACGGTGATCCCGGGGCCGGCCTGCGGGCCGGCCGCGGCGCGCAACGCCGGCTGGCGGGCCACCCGCGCCGAGTGGGTGGTCTTCCTCGACGACGACGTGCTGCCTGGCCCGGACTGGGCGGGGCGGCTCGCCGACGATCTGGCCGACGCGAAACCGGACGTCGGCGGCGTGCAGGGCCGGCTGCGGGTGCCGCTGCCCGGGCACCGCCGGCCGACCGACTGGGAGCGGGTCACCGCCGGCCTGGCCGACGGGTCCTGGCTGACCGCCGACATGGCCTACCGCCGGGCGGCCCTCGAAGCGGTCGACGGCTTCGACGAGCGGCTGCCGCGCGCCTTCCGCGAGGACGCGGACCTGGCCTACCGGGTGCGCGCGGCCGGCTGGCGGCTGACGACGGGGGAGCGCACGACACTGCACCCGGTCCGCCCGGAGAGCCCCTGGGTCAGCCTGCGCACCCAGCGGGGCAACGCCGACGACGCCCTGCTGCGCCGGATCCACGGTCCGGACTGGCGGCGGCGCCTGGAGATCCCGCCCGGCCGCCGGTCCCGGCACGCGGGGATCACCGGGCTGCTCGCCGCCGCGCTGATCGCCGGGGCGGCCGCGGCGGTCACCCGGCGCCGCGGCTGGACGGTCGCCGCGGCGGCCGCGGCCACCGGCTGGGTGGCCGGCACCGCCGAGTTCGCCACCGCCCGGATCGCGCCCGGGCCGCGCGACCGGCGGGAGGTCGCGACGATGGTCGTCACCAGCGTCGCCATTCCGCCGGTGGCGGTCGCCCACTGGCTGCGCGGCTGGTGGCGCTGGCGATCAGCGGCACCCAAAGCAGCGGCGGCATTGACAGCAGCGGCCCCCGAAGCAGCGGCGGCATTGACAGCAGCGGCCCCCGAAGCAGCGGCGGCGTTGACAGCAGCGGCATCCAACGCAGCGGCGGCACCCGAGGCGGCAGGGCGGCACGTAACGGCCCCGGAGGCAGCGGCGGCGGCACCGAGACCGGCGGCCGGGTGATGTCGCGGCTCTACGACGCCGTCCTGTTCGACCGGGACGGCACGCTGATCGCCGACGTCCCCTACAACGGTGACCCGGACCGGGTCCGGCCGATGCCCGGCGCCCGGGCCGCCCTCGACCGCCTGCGCGCCGCCGGCCTGCGCCTCGGCGTCGTCACCAACCAGTCCGGGCTGGCCCGCGGCAACTTCACCCCCGGGCAGCTCGCCTCCGTCCACCACCGGGTCGAGGAGCTGCTCGGCCCGTTCGACACCTGGCAGATCTGCCCGCACGACGACACCGCCGGCTGCGACTGCCGCAAACCGCGACCGGGAATGATCGTCGAGGCCGCGCGGGCGCTGGGCACCACCCCGCAGCGCTGCGTGGTGGTCGGCGACATCGGGCGGGACATGGCCGCGGCCCTGGCCGCCGGGGCCGCCGGCATCCTGGTGCCGACCCCGGTCACGCTGCCCGACGAGGTCGACGCCGCCCCGGCCGTGGTGCCCGACCTGACCGCGGCCGCCGAGCTGATCCTGCACCGCGAAGCCCTGGTCACCCCGGCGCCGCGGCCCCACCCGGCCGGCACGGTGCTGGTGGTGCGCTCCGACTCGGCCGGCGACGTGCTGGTCACCGGGCCGGCGATCCGGGCGGTCGCGCACGGCAGTGAGCGGGTGGTGCTGCTCTGCGGGCCCCGCGGCCGGGCGGCGGCCGAGCTGCTGCCCGGCGTCGACGAACTGATCTCGTGGAAGCTGCCGTGGATCGACCCGGAACCCGATCCGGTGGCGGCGGCCGATCTCGGCGGGCTGACCGAGCGGATCCGGGCGGCCGGGGTGGACGAGGCGGTGGTGTTCACCTCGTACCACCAGTCGGCGCTGCCGCTCGCGCTGCTGCTGCGCACCGCCGGGGTGCAGCGGATCACCGCGATCAGCGAGGACTATCCGGGCTCCCTGCTGGACGTGCGGCACCGGGTACCGCCCGGGGTGCCGGAGCCGGAACGGGCCCGCAGCGTGGCCGCGGCGGCCGGGTTCGGACTGCCCCCGGGCGACGACGGCGGCCTGCGGGTACGCGGCGACGACGGCTTCCCGGCCCGCGCCGGCGGCGGCCCGCGAGTACGTGACGGTAAGGGCCCACGACTGCGTGACGGCGAGGACCCGCGAGTACGTGACGGCGAGGACCCGCGAGTACGTGACGGCGAGGACCCGCGACTACGTGACGGCGAGGATCCGCGGGTGCGGGAGAGCGGCGGCCCGCGGGCGGGTGTCCCGCGACAGGTCGCGGGTGGCGGGCACGTGGTGGTGCACCCCGGGGCCAGCGTCGAGGCGCGCTCCTGCCCGCCGGACAACCTGCGGCGCATCGTGCGCGAACTCACCGCGGCCGGGCACCGCGTCACGGTCACCGCGGGGCCGGGCGAGGAGAACCTGGCGGCGTACGTCGCCGATGCCGTGGCGGACCTGGTGGCGCCGCCCACCCTGACCGATCTCGCCCACCTGGTGGCGGCCGCCTCCTGCCTGGTGGTCGGCAACACCGGCCCGGCGCATCTGGCCGCCGCCGTCGGCACCCCGGTGATCAGCCTGTACGCGCCGACCGTCCCGTACGCCCAGTGGGGTCCCTACCGGGTGCCGGCGGTCCGGCTCGGCCGGGCCGGCGCCGCCTGCCGTGACACCCGGGCCACCCGCTGCCCGGTGCCCGGCCATCCCTGCCTGTCCACCGTCGAACCGGCCCAGGTGCTCGACGCCGTCGAGCGGCTCGGCGCCGCCAGCCTTGAGGACGTCGCGTGAACATCCTGCTCTGGCACGTGCACGGCTCCTGGACCACGTCGTTCGTCCAGGGCAAGCATCGCTACCTGATCCCGGTCAACGACGCCCGCGACGCGTGGGGCCGCGGCCGGGCCCGCACCTTCGACTGGCCGGACAGCGTCGAGGAGCTGCCGCTGGACCAGATCCGCGACGCGGACGTGGCGATCGTCCAGCGGCCCGAGGAGATCGACCTGGTGCCACCCAGCCTGCCGGTGATCTACGTGGAGCACAACACCCCGAAGGGCGACGTGCCGAACACCCGGCACCCGATGGCCGACCGGGACGACCTGATCATCGCCCACGTCACCCACTTCAACGACCTGTTCTGGGACTGCGGCGGCACCCGGACCACGGTGATCGAGCACGGCATCGTGGAGCCGAAGGCCCGCTGGACCGGCGAGCTCGACCGTCTCGCGATCGTCACCAACGAGCCGGTACGCCGCGGCCGGGTGACCGGAACCGACCTGTTCGAGCGGTTCACCGCGGCGGCCCCGATCGACGTGTTCGGGATGGGCGTCGCCGATCTGCCCGGCGACCGGATCACCCCGCACGAGGACCCGCCGCAGCACGCCATGCACGACCTGCTCGCCCAGCGCCGTGCCTACCTGCATCTGTGCCGATGGACCTCGCTCGGCCTCAGCCTGATCGAGGCCATGCAGATCGGCATGCCGGTGATCGCGCTGGCCACCACCGAGGCGATCGCCGCCGTGCCGGACGGCGCCGGAGTGCTCTCCACCCGGGTCGACACGCTCGTCGAGGCCGCCCACTGGCTCATCGAGGAACCCGACGAGGCCCGCCGGATGGGCGAACGGGCGCGCCGCGCGGCGCTCGCCCGGTACGGGCTGGACCGCTTCCTCGCCGACTGGGACCACCTTCTGGAGGGACACACATGCGGATCGCGATGATCTCGGAACACGCCAGCCCGCTCGCGGCGCTCGGCGGGGTGGACGCCGGCGGGCAGAACACGCACGTGGCCGACCTGGCCTCGGCGCTGGTCGCGGACGGCCACGAGGTGCGCGTGTACACCCGGCGCGACAGCCCCGACCTGCCCGCGACGGTGCCGGTCGAGGCCGGCTTCGAGGTGGTGCACGTCCCGGCCGGGCCGGAGCGGACGCTGCCCAAGGACGACCTGCTGCCGTTCATGGGCGACTTCGCCACCTGGATGGCGCGGGACTGGCTGGCCTGGCCGCCGGACGTCGCGCACGCGCACTTCTGGATGAGCGGCCTGGCCGCGGTCACCGCGGCCCGCCGCTGCGACGTGCCGGTGGTGCAGACCTT
Protein-coding regions in this window:
- a CDS encoding HAD-IIIA family hydrolase, translating into MSRLYDAVLFDRDGTLIADVPYNGDPDRVRPMPGARAALDRLRAAGLRLGVVTNQSGLARGNFTPGQLASVHHRVEELLGPFDTWQICPHDDTAGCDCRKPRPGMIVEAARALGTTPQRCVVVGDIGRDMAAALAAGAAGILVPTPVTLPDEVDAAPAVVPDLTAAAELILHREALVTPAPRPHPAGTVLVVRSDSAGDVLVTGPAIRAVAHGSERVVLLCGPRGRAAAELLPGVDELISWKLPWIDPEPDPVAAADLGGLTERIRAAGVDEAVVFTSYHQSALPLALLLRTAGVQRITAISEDYPGSLLDVRHRVPPGVPEPERARSVAAAAGFGLPPGDDGGLRVRGDDGFPARAGGGPRVRDGKGPRLRDGEDPRVRDGEDPRVRDGEDPRLRDGEDPRVRESGGPRAGVPRQVAGGGHVVVHPGASVEARSCPPDNLRRIVRELTAAGHRVTVTAGPGEENLAAYVADAVADLVAPPTLTDLAHLVAAASCLVVGNTGPAHLAAAVGTPVISLYAPTVPYAQWGPYRVPAVRLGRAGAACRDTRATRCPVPGHPCLSTVEPAQVLDAVERLGAASLEDVA
- a CDS encoding glycosyltransferase, which translates into the protein MNILLWHVHGSWTTSFVQGKHRYLIPVNDARDAWGRGRARTFDWPDSVEELPLDQIRDADVAIVQRPEEIDLVPPSLPVIYVEHNTPKGDVPNTRHPMADRDDLIIAHVTHFNDLFWDCGGTRTTVIEHGIVEPKARWTGELDRLAIVTNEPVRRGRVTGTDLFERFTAAAPIDVFGMGVADLPGDRITPHEDPPQHAMHDLLAQRRAYLHLCRWTSLGLSLIEAMQIGMPVIALATTEAIAAVPDGAGVLSTRVDTLVEAAHWLIEEPDEARRMGERARRAALARYGLDRFLADWDHLLEGHTCGSR